The following nucleotide sequence is from Chlamydiales bacterium.
AGGTTGGGCTTTAGTGGCACATGGTCTTGACCAAACAGCAACAGGACTTCAAACAGCCTTTACCGGCCAACATAAATTTACTGTGTCAGAGATGCTGTTACAAAAAACAGGCATGCCAACAAACACAGCATCTCTGGTCAATAATGGAATAAGCATGCTTGGTACCATGGGTGGCGGAGCCATGCTTCAAGGGGGGCGAACTGCTGTTAGATTAAGTAGTGCTGATTTGGCTTATTGGTCAGAAAATTCAATGGATCTTGTAAGAAAAGTAGGAGCTTCAGGAGAAAACGCCGTTGGAATTAGCGGAAATAAAGTACGAATACCATCATTAACATCAACAGCACAATACCGAATTCCAGATCAACTTACCTCTTCAGTATTAGTAGAAGTAAAAAATGTAAACAAGT
It contains:
- a CDS encoding putative toxin; this encodes GWALVAHGLDQTATGLQTAFTGQHKFTVSEMLLQKTGMPTNTASLVNNGISMLGTMGGGAMLQGGRTAVRLSSADLAYWSENSMDLVRKVGASGENAVGISGNKVRIPSLTSTAQYRIPDQLTSSVLVEVKNVNKLALTNQIKDFLLYSQQTTRQLIIYARPDTTFTKPVQQLIDQGLIVIKPIPLK